The Desulfonatronospira thiodismutans ASO3-1 DNA segment CAGCGGTCAATATTTCTCCAAGGATACGTTGAATTGGGTCCAGGCAACGATCAACGAGCAGCCTTCCATGTCCATGCGCGAACTCTCAAGGCTTGTTTGCCAAAAGCTGGACTGGAGAGCCGCCAATGGAAATCTTTGCCAGGTAAGCTGTCGAAAAACTCTGGCTGAACTCAACCGGAGAAACATCCTTGAGCTTCCCCAGAAAGAACAGTTTTATGATTTTCAACAAAAAAAGGCTGCCAGCAATAATTTTGAGCCTCCAAACGTAGATTGTACACTGGACCAGTTGGGTGAAGTCAATGTCTATCCGGTAGCAAGCCGGTACAGCAAAGATTCCAAGCTCTTTTTCCACCTGCTGGAACAATACCATTACCTGGGCAACGGTTCTTTGTGCGGGGCACAAATGAGATATCTTATACACAGCTCCACCTATGGCCACCTTGGTGCCCTGGCCTTTGATTCAGCTTCCTGGGCAGTCAAAGCCAGAGATAAGTATATCGGCTGGAGTGAAGCCGCCCGAAGAACAAATTTGCATCAGGTGCTTAGAAACGCCAGATTTTTAATTCTGCCTACGGTCCAGGTTTGTAATCTGGCCTCCTACGTTTTATCCATAGCCCTGGCCAGGCTGCCCCAGGACTGGGAACAACGATACAATATACGCCCCGTTCTGGTAGAGACCTTTGTTGATCCAGGCAGGTTTTCCGGCACATGTTACAAAGCTGACAACTGGACTTTACTGGACAACCAGACCGCCGGTCGCAGAGACGGAGTTCCAAAAAATATTTTTCTCAAGCCTTTGTGTTCCAACTGGCGTGAAGTTCTTTGCCGTGAACCTCAAAAGAAATTAGGCGAAATTCCTCTTCCGGAAGAACCAGAAAACTGGGCTGAATACGAGTTCGGGGCCATTCGCCTTTACGATGATCGTCTAAAGCAACGACTTTTTAACATTGCCCAGGATTTTTTTGCAGACCCTGAAGGTGATATACCAAAAGCCAGCGGTTCCAAGGCCCGGACAATGGGAGCCTACAGGTTTTTTCAAAACCCCAGGATAAATATGGATGTAATACTTGACGCTCACAAAGAGGCCACAGTTGAACGTATCAAAGAACATCCCGTGGTCCTTGCTCCTCAGGATACCACGACCTTGAACTATAGTGCGCATCCCATGACCAGTGACCTGGGGCCTATATGTACCAGTGAGGATACCCTCATCGGCCTACTCCTGCACGACACACTGGCCTTTACAGAAGAAGGCATACCCCTGGGTGTTCTGGATGCCCAGTGTTGGGCCAGAGATCCAGAGGATGAAAAGAAAAGAGAACGGCGTAAAGAACTGCCCATAGAGCAAAAAGAAAGCATTAAATGGCTTCGCAGTTTGAAAAAGTCTGCGAAGTTCAAAAACTCTGCCCGGATACCAAGCTGGTAAGTATTGGGGACCGGGAATCGGATATATACGAACTCTTTTCCAGCGCTCTGGAAGATCCACAGGCTCCGCGGCTGCTGGTC contains these protein-coding regions:
- a CDS encoding IS4/Tn5 family transposase DNA-binding protein, producing MYISGQYFSKDTLNWVQATINEQPSMSMRELSRLVCQKLDWRAANGNLCQVSCRKTLAELNRRNILELPQKEQFYDFQQKKAASNNFEPPNVDCTLDQLGEVNVYPVASRYSKDSKLFFHLLEQYHYLGNGSLCGAQMRYLIHSSTYGHLGALAFDSASWAVKARDKYIGWSEAARRTNLHQVLRNARFLILPTVQVCNLASYVLSIALARLPQDWEQRYNIRPVLVETFVDPGRFSGTCYKADNWTLLDNQTAGRRDGVPKNIFLKPLCSNWREVLCREPQKKLGEIPLPEEPENWAEYEFGAIRLYDDRLKQRLFNIAQDFFADPEGDIPKASGSKARTMGAYRFFQNPRINMDVILDAHKEATVERIKEHPVVLAPQDTTTLNYSAHPMTSDLGPICTSEDTLIGLLLHDTLAFTEEGIPLGVLDAQCWARDPEDEKKRERRKELPIEQKESIKWLRSLKKSAKFKNSARIPSW